The genomic interval GGGGCCGATCCCGGGGGTGCGGGTGATCGCGGCGGTGTCGCCCGTGGCGACCGCGCGCCGCAGATCGTCCGGGGTGAGCACGGCCAGCACCGCGAGCGCGATGCGCGGGCCGATCCCCGAGACCGACTGCACGATCCGGAAGACCTCGGTCTCCTCCGGGCGGGGGAAGCCGAACAGGGTCAGGGAGTCCTCGCGCACGACGAGCTCGGTGTGCATGGTCAGCTCCTGGCCGTGCCGCGCGTCGGCGAGGGCCTGGGGGGTGGTGCGGACCGCGAAGCCGACGCCCGAGACGTCGAGGACGAGGGCGTCGAGGGAGATGGCGGCCACGCGCCCGGTGAGAGTGGAGATCACGGGGACAACCCTAGAACGTGTGTTCGATCAGAAGCGGGAGGTGGAGGATTCCCGGGCGTGCCGGGCCGAGCGCTCGGCCTGCGCCCACACCGCCTGGGCGCTCGTGCGGGCCGCGCCCGCGGCG from Brachybacterium huguangmaarense carries:
- the ruvA gene encoding Holliday junction branch migration protein RuvA, whose protein sequence is MISTLTGRVAAISLDALVLDVSGVGFAVRTTPQALADARHGQELTMHTELVVREDSLTLFGFPRPEETEVFRIVQSVSGIGPRIALAVLAVLTPDDLRRAVATGDTAAITRTPGIGPKVAQRMVLELKDRLGAPSAPTAEATAPAVPATPAPGVGADVAQALIGLGWPEKAAADAVDRALADAEDETVEPGALLRTALRTLGGTR